Proteins from a single region of Pseudorasbora parva isolate DD20220531a chromosome 22, ASM2467924v1, whole genome shotgun sequence:
- the nmur3 gene encoding neuromedin-U receptor 2 has translation MMALICLCESMNGSDQGHVFCNSTTFNFTGNESGLCQLQTVDEVLFRLLGPRRSPFFFPVTFTYILIFITGVLGNLLTCTVITKDRKMQTPSNLYLFSLAISDLLVLLFGMPLEIYELWQNYPFPFGESICCFKIFLFETVCFASVLNVTVLSVERYIAVIYPLKTRYAITNKHAQRVIASVWALSLLCAIPNTSLHGLQYQYLPERVLESATCNLLKPKWVYNLVVQVTTVLFYFVPMMMISVLYMMIGLTLGRGLKQRKGKLGKHSNDSWKVHLGSRPRRQVIKMHFVVVLVFAICWAPFHIDRLLWSFITSWTDHMYNIFEYVHIISGVLFYLSSAVNPIIYNLLSSRFRERFQALVCNRLSRSSSMPFYVIPKDPPTDFQEQERGRPTSFCRYHQQVGTGE, from the exons ATGATGGCTCTGATCTGCCTTTGCGAGTCTATGAATGGATCAGACCAGGGTCATGTGTTCTGCAACAGCACTACATTCAACTTCACCGGCAACGAGAGTGGGCTCTGTCAACTTCAGACCGTGGATGAAGTTCTGTTTAGACTTTTGGGCCCTAGACGATCCCCTTTCTTCTTCCCCGTAACTTTTACGTACAtcctcatcttcatcacagGGGTCTTGGGAAACCTCCTCACTTGCACTGTGATCACTAAAGACAGGAAGATGCAGACACCCAGCAACCTATATCTCTTTAGCCTGGCCATCTCGGACCTGCTGGTGCTGCTCTTTGGGATGCCGCTGGAAATTTATGAGCTGTGGCAGAACTACCCTTTCCCCTTTGGCGAAAGCATCTGCTGCTTCAAGATCTTCTTATTCGAGACGGTTTGTTTTGCTTCCGTGCTCAACGTTACAGTGCTGAGTGTGGAACGCTACATAGCTGTGATTTACCCGCTCAAAACCCGCTACGCCATTACCAACAAGCATGCTCAAAGGGTCATTGCCAGCGTTTGGGCTCTGTCCTTGCTCTGTGCCATCCCGAACACCTCGCTTCATGGCCTGCAGTACCAGTACCTGCCAGAGAGGGTTCTGGAGTCAGCTACCTGCAACCTGCTCAAGCCTAAATGGGTGTATAATTTGGTGGTCCAGGTCACCACCgtgctgttttattttgtcCCCATGATGATGATAAGTGTGCTCTATATGATGATTGGTCTGACACTGGGCAGGGGACTGAAGCAGAGGAAGGGCAAGCTGGGCAAACACAGCAACGACAGCTGGAAAGTCCATCTGGGCAGTCGACCGAGGAGGCAGGTCATCAAGATGCACT TTGTGGTGGTATTAGTGTTTGCCATCTGCTGGGCTCCGTTCCACATTGACCGACTCTTGTGGAGCTTCATCACAAGTTGGACGGACCACATGTATAACATATTTGAATATGTGCACATTATCTCGGGCGTGCTCTTCTACCTCAGCTCTGCTGTTAACCCCATTATATACAACCTGCTCTCCAGTCGTTTTCGGGAACGGTTTCAAGCGCTGGTGTGCAATCGGCTGTCCAGGAGCTCTTCCATGCCTTTCTATGTCATCCCCAAAGACCCACCTACTGATTTCCAAGAGCAGGAGCGTGGGCGGCCCACTTCCTTTTGTCGTTATCATCAGCAGGTTGGAACAGGAGAATGA